GCGTGCTGCCGTAACCCGGCACCGGTGTGCCGTCGGCAAGCGCACGCATCCAGGTTGCGCCGCGCGTGGAAAGTTCGTTCTGGCTCATGCGACGTCCTTTGCGTAGTGCATGCGCACATCTTCTGCCGTGGCTTGGCGTGATGTGTCGACGGCGGCAAGTTGTGCGAGGTAGTGGTCGATCTGCTCGCTGCGCTGGTGCTTGGGCGCGCCGGCGCGCAGCCACTCGATCACCTGTGCGCGGATGGCGACGGAATCGTCTTCGATGCAGACATCGGCCAGGCCGGTGGCGGCGCGCTGCTCTCCGCCGGTCAGGCTCCAGATGAAGGGGCGATCGCGCGAGTCGTATTCTTCAATGCCGGCCTCCTGCTCGATGACCTGCGGGCCGTTCAGGCCGAGGCGTGCCTCACGCGTCATCAGCAGGTAGCTGCACAGGCCCGCCGCGATGCTCATGCCGCCAAAGCAGCCGACCACGCCCGCGGTGATGCCGATCACCGGCCCGTATTCGCGCAGCGCACGGATGCCTGCGTGGATCTCGGCAATGGCGGCAAGGCCCAGGTTGGCTTCCTGCAGTCGCACGCCGCCGGTTTCGAAGACGATGACGGCGCGTGTGGGAATGCCGTTGCGGTTGTCTTCTGCCGCCAGCTCCAGCGCGCCGGCAATCTTGGCGCCGGACACCTCGCCCATGCTGCCGCCCTGGAAGGCGCCTTCAATGGCGAGCACCACCGCAGGTTGCCCGCCCAGCGTCCCGCGGGCCACCACCACGCCATCATCTGCCTGCGTGACGATGCCCTGGCGCGGCAGCCACGGCGAGGTCAATTGCTCGAATGGGTCGAGCAGCTCGCGGAAGGTGCCGGGGTCGAGCAGGGCAATCGCACGTCGGCGCGCGTCGCGTTCGATAAAGCTGTCGCGTTCAATCGGGTTGCGTGACATGGCTTCTCCTTATGACCCGAGCGTGTTAAGCGATTCAAGCGCCTGCTCAAGCCGCAACCGCACCACGGCCGGTGTCGCGCCGAAGTCGTTGATGATGATCTTGGCCGCCGGCCACGCGTGCGAGCCGAACACACGCGCAAGTTGCGCCTGCCACGTCGCGCTCATGCCATTGACTGACGTGGTGATGGCCACATCGATCTGGCCGGCGTTGCCCGGCGTCAGCAACACCTCGAGGTCGCCCGAGCCGACCACCCCTGCATACGCACGGCGCGCGGCGGGTGCGCCGCCGGTGAACTGAAAATCAAGCTGCTCCATGTTCGGTTTCCTGATGAGCGGATTCGGTGTCGGACGCTGCGCGCGCGCTTGCGGGCAGGCGGTCGAGGAAGAGTGCTGCAGCCAGCAGGTCGGCCGCGCCGCCGGGCGACACGTGCAGCGCCAGCATGTCTTGTTCAAGCGTACGGAAAGCGCGGCGGCCTTGCTCTGTGGCCAAGCCGCCTTCTGCGCGTACGGTGGCTGCGCCGGTCTGCACGATGTGCAGTGCCTTGGCGCCGCCGCGTGCGAGCACGCAGGTGTCGTCCAGCGCAGCTATGACGGCAAGCAATGCATCCACGCGCGCATGGTCTTCGCGAATGCCTGCAGCGCGTGCATGGTGCAACGCCGGCAGGGCGACCTTGATCACGTGCGGAAAGCCGGCACAGGCCTGGCCCTTCGCACCGCCCACGCCGTAGTCATTGCAGGCGCGCTCGCCCTTGTGGCCAGTGGAGACAGGCGCAAAGCGATCCGGGATGTTGGCCAGGCGTGCCGCGCGGCTTGCAACAGCGGCCGCACCCAATGCATGCGGAGCTTGGCTTGCAGCCGTGACCAGCAGGCCGAGCGCCCAGATGGCACCACGGTGTGTGTTGATGCCGCCGGTGGCATCAAGCATGGCCGCTTCGCCTTCGCGGCCGAGGCGGCCGATGCGCTCGCGCAGCGCGAGTTGTGCACCGGCCTGCATTTCGATCTGCGCGCCAGCCAATGCCATGGCTTCAAACGCCGGGCGCAGGGTCTGGGCGGAATGCGCCATCAGCGTCCAGTCCAGATCGTGATGTGCGCCGTTGCCACGCACATCCACCAGACCGGGTTTGGGCGACAGCGTTACCTCGTCGATGAGGGCAGACTCGACTAGCGCGGCCAATCGCTTCGCGCGTGCTTTCGGGCTGGCCGGCAGGGGCCGTTGCAATGTCTTCTCCATTACCAGCTCCGGAAGCGTGCAGGCGGGTCGTACAGGCCGCCGGACCATTCGACCAAGTCGGCGATGCTCTTGGCGGCGAGCAGCTCGCGGCTGGCATCGCTGCGGCGCACGTCGAGGTCTTCGGGCAGGGCGATCAGGCCGTCGCGGCGCATCTGTTCGGTCTTGGATGGGTCGTGCCGCAGGCCGATGGATGTGACGCCCGCTACCGCTGCAATCATCGCGCGCCGCTCTTCCAGCGAGCGGGCCTTGTAGAGATACGCGATGCCGTCTTCGGTCAGCAGGTGCGTGACGTCGTCGCCGTAGATCATGATGGGCGCCAGCGGCATGCCGCTTTGCTTGGCGACGGCCACTGCATCCAGCGTGTCGACGAAGGTCGGCTTGCCGCCTTCCTGGAACGTCTCGACCATCTGCACGACGAGCTTCCTGCCGCGCTCGAGCATCGTCACGGGTTCGGTCATGTCGAGCCACGCAGGCGTGGCGTGGCGGCGGCCGCGCGGGTCGTGGCCCATGTTGGGCGCGCCGCCAAAACCGGCCAGCCGACCGCG
This is a stretch of genomic DNA from Ralstonia wenshanensis. It encodes these proteins:
- a CDS encoding triphosphoribosyl-dephospho-CoA synthase, encoding MEKTLQRPLPASPKARAKRLAALVESALIDEVTLSPKPGLVDVRGNGAHHDLDWTLMAHSAQTLRPAFEAMALAGAQIEMQAGAQLALRERIGRLGREGEAAMLDATGGINTHRGAIWALGLLVTAASQAPHALGAAAVASRAARLANIPDRFAPVSTGHKGERACNDYGVGGAKGQACAGFPHVIKVALPALHHARAAGIREDHARVDALLAVIAALDDTCVLARGGAKALHIVQTGAATVRAEGGLATEQGRRAFRTLEQDMLALHVSPGGAADLLAAALFLDRLPASARAASDTESAHQETEHGAA
- a CDS encoding malonate decarboxylase subunit delta, translating into MEQLDFQFTGGAPAARRAYAGVVGSGDLEVLLTPGNAGQIDVAITTSVNGMSATWQAQLARVFGSHAWPAAKIIINDFGATPAVVRLRLEQALESLNTLGS
- a CDS encoding biotin-independent malonate decarboxylase subunit beta, translated to MSRNPIERDSFIERDARRRAIALLDPGTFRELLDPFEQLTSPWLPRQGIVTQADDGVVVARGTLGGQPAVVLAIEGAFQGGSMGEVSGAKIAGALELAAEDNRNGIPTRAVIVFETGGVRLQEANLGLAAIAEIHAGIRALREYGPVIGITAGVVGCFGGMSIAAGLCSYLLMTREARLGLNGPQVIEQEAGIEEYDSRDRPFIWSLTGGEQRAATGLADVCIEDDSVAIRAQVIEWLRAGAPKHQRSEQIDHYLAQLAAVDTSRQATAEDVRMHYAKDVA